A stretch of DNA from Thunnus thynnus chromosome 16, fThuThy2.1, whole genome shotgun sequence:
TGTTGCAGAAATACTTCTCGCCCGCACATTTTCAGATGAAAAGCTTCATATTACCAGACTGAACATTACAGGTTAGTTTCCTGGCCATGGTGGATCAAATCAGGATCAAGTTTAATTTGAATTATCTACTAATTGGCTACAGTATCCTTGACTGAAATTAGATTCATTTCAACCACCTATGTTTGTCCTCATTAGTgagaatacagtatgtgtgcacaGCAAATACTGATAAAAGGTGGaagtttttcaaaatgttatgGATATGATAACGAAaaccaaaaactgtttttgagATACATTTGACAATAACACAAACCTGGGATCCAGCAAGgaaatttgcattttcacatgcaAAAATGGTCCCAGAAACTTGATTTCATCCAAATGATTAAGTGTAGATCAGTGTTTGTCTGGCAAATGTTGCTTGTTTGTCCTTATTGAAATAGTCTGAACAAGACAGACATCATATATCTCAAGTTAAACTTAGTTCCTTGGAGGTTCTATTTAAACTGGCATCAGTCCTGGAGAAAAGTTTTGGACACATTGAAATGTTTACCTGATGAGGgcattagatgaaaagtcaggggatcaccaaagagATTATGGTTGAAATCTGAAGGCAAAATGTCAACGTGTTGGTGGGACTAGATGAAAAAAGTTAGGGGATCAACATAGTCATTAAAATTCATCCTCTGAAGATGGTGAATGTTACTACcagatttcacattttaacCATCAAAGAGCTGTCAGGATTATAGAGTTTGAATGCTTGTATTCAAAGATGTCTTAGacaatgctggttgaagaacgggatgccatcccacagcagtgtgtgaccaggctggtgaccagcatgaggacatgctactgaggctcctgtttgttaaatgaataaattgttaaattgccaatatatcttatttcttcaaacttcaatcatccaatccacacaaaacaagagtcaatggcagaataagctgtttggcattggcagagaagatttggcaaatttttcatgggtaCAACTCACATACTCAGGTCTGCTGCTCAttccacaaatgcatgttccttacaaatgtggcaccatttaaaagggaaataaacacactgaaacctgatgatggcattagatgaaaagtcaggggatcaccaaagagATTACAGTTGAAATCTGAAGGCAAAATGTCAACGTGCTGGTGGGACTAGATGAAAAAAGTTAGGGGATCAACATAGTCATTCAAATTCATCCTCTGAAGATGGTGAATGTTActaccaaatttcatatttAAACCATCTAAGAGCTGTCAGGATTATAGAGTTTGAATGCTTGTATTCAAAGATGTTTAAgacaaaagcatctgccaaatgaatcTAACGTAACGCAATAAAGACATTTCACACTACAGCCACGCTAGAGGCTCTGTAAGGTTGTTGAAAGTAGCTAAATGCTATGTTAACATGTCCACAATGGcagtgctaacatgctgatgtgttgCTTCCACCTTTATTTAGCATTTTAGggtgctaacatttgctaattagtactAAACACAAACTCAGCTGACACATAGCAATAATTTTGTAGATATTTGGCCATTAACAAAAGTATTAAAGATATTAACACTTTGACCTGCTAGAtgaaaggtcaggggatcaccaaagtcataaACATGTAccgaatttcatggcaatcatcCATTAGTTGTGGAGCCATTTCGACCTGCTGCTGAGACAGAGGTGAGGGGATCACAAAAAAGATTCACCATTAGGGAACCGTGAATGTCTGTCCTAAATTTTGTCCCGATGCATATATTTCGATAGATGTCACTGAATAATTGAagactttgacctgctggtgacattagaggaaaagtcagccattaggattcatcatctagagatcatgaatgtctgtacaaaatttcatggcaatccatccaatatttgttgagatattttactctgGACTAAAGTGGTGCACCGACTGAATAACGACCAACATTTCCACATGTAAAGCCTCACTGCTTTCACGACTGAAAACATATGCACTCATAAGTAGCTGCTCTCATCCAGCTCTTACAGCTATAACACTGGAACAAGCAGAATATCCTCAAGAAAGAAAGGTTTCAtccaaaaaaatatgaaatcctCCAACAAACTTGACCCCTCGCGTCTTCCAGACTTGTTACAGAGTGTTTTAGTCTCAGCTGGCCTGTGCAGGGCAGAGGGTTAGGAGGTTAACGGGACAGTGGAGTGAATGTTAACAAAGCTGGGggaatgttttctttcttctttcttttccctccatCACTGCTGtttcttcacacacactcacacagagagtGCACAGGCCCTCTCGGAGTAAAGAAGCGTGACCAGCAGCAGCTGTTGGCTtagcagctgcttctgtttgtCTGCTCGACCTTCTCTGCAGcctcattctgtctctctcttccctgttttcatcttcttttaCTCCTACAGCCCTGTctcacaaacacagcttctctttAGCTCTTTGGTATTTCAGGTCCATTCGGTTCAGTTGAGGTCAGTCTGattcagctgtaaaacattAATAGAAACTGATCTCTACTGACTTGTCtgacaaacaaatcaatcagttcataaaaacattaaaacatgccAAAGTCTCCAAAGATGTGAGGCTGTATTTTTGGaaatttttgcacaaaaaggTATCTATTATGGTGAAATggcacagaaaaataaataagataaaataaaataaaaccagtcatcataaatatgataataataacaataataataataataactttatttgtatagcactcaAAATCACAATATTACAAAATGCTTCCACAATAAACATCTCTGAAGCAATAAAAGactataaaattaaattatgtaacttCAGTGGATGTTGGCATAATTAGATATGTGTGGTTCTGTCATACTTGAGGAAATTTAAAGAaatttaaagtctccctccactcaaaaatgtggtttccttcttgttccatcaggtggatgtttgagcttctctgagGCAgaagtttgacactagaaggttgttttcacattcatctgctgagtgaggaaagtgtctctgtgctcatcttaaatctgagtttaaaggaccagtgtgcaggatttagtggcatctagtggtgacgttgcagattgcaacaaactgaacacccctctccccctcaccctccccttccaagcatgtaggagaacctatggtggccgtgaaaaacgtgaaaggccatctctagagccagtgtttggtttgtctgttctgggctactgtagaaacatggcggtacaATGTGGCatcctccatggaagaggacccacttcCTATGTAGAtttaaagggctcattctaaggtaacgaaaacacaatgattcttattttcaggtgactaactcaaacatatttctgaacattatattccatttctgccaagttcgttctgctagatgccactaaattctacacactggtcctttaagccTTTTACCCACGAGCATGATTTGAAACATCACAACTAGATTAGAGCCAGttgtggtccaatatgcaacttatgCAAGTGTAATGTGGACACTTGAGCCACCAGTGTGCATACACTGAGAATTGAGTTTTCAGCGAAGTAGGAGACATGTTGTGTCCTGcggttaaacttttgaaattaacaatatttgcatattcatagattctggaattttttttaatgagggagaaggtgTATATCATTTTAACGATTTTAAAGTGATGCATTTTTTGTGGGGGGTGTCTTTAAGGCATGTACCTATGAGAATACTTCatgccaatcatggtccagtatgcaacttacacagatgtgatgtggaaacttgaactGAGAAtggacatcttgtatccagcagtgaaacatttgaaatgagaaatatttctatattaattCATAGACTCTGAAATTTCCAACAAGGAAGATGGAgtaatttgtaatatttaaagattttaaatttttttcatatcagacaCAAGATATTAGTGtgagagaaaatgatttaaCTTAGTGATAAATTCAAATAATCACCTTCACCTTCCTAAACATCTTATTGGTACAAGAAAATGTTCACTCAGATTTactttatattgtattatttatattgaCTGAtattatctacagtatataataatatctaCAGTTAAACACCTTTGTGATgttattaatgttgtttttatgttttcacatATGTACATAAACGCTGAAAGCTCTgataactaaaataaataaagcttgtCCGCGAGCGCCGGCACGTGGTTTTTACAACGCCAAGCAACGGTCAGCTGACCAACGCGGAAGTGAGTAATCAGCTGACTGCGCTCCAGAAAAGAAAGTGGCATTTTCATCCACACATGACAACATGGTTCGTTGTTTCCTGATCCACACCGTCTGCCCGGTCAGTGCTCTCGGTCCCGGGGAGAGCAGAGTGCTTTACTCCCGTGTCTTCGGCCCGGACGAAGGCGTCCTGTCCGCCCAGCAGCAGGAGCTCAGCCCGGAGGAGAGACGACTCCTGCAGGAGGAGAAGCTCGCTGTGGTGGCGAGGTGAGTGTGTCTGCTCACCCCACTGCCTCTGAATCAACTTAAACATCTTCCAAATGCTATTAAAGATATAAAACTTCACTTGTGCAAACTAAAAGTTCCTGTCGCCTGGCTGTTATGTCTGacactcagatcctttacttcagtaaaagtaccaatacagcaatgtaaaaatactccattacaagtagaagtcctgcatgaaaactCCCACCAAATTGAAAGTACATACGtattagcagctaaatgtaTTAAACGTAcaggtttggtccctctgactgatatattattatatatgacatcattagattattaatagtgaagcatcagtgttagagcagcatgttactgttgtagctgctggaggtggagctagtttacactactttatatacagttagttagtttagtccagtggttcccaacctaggggtcgggcccctccaaagagtcaccagataaatctgagggttCGTGAGAtctgaaaacatctgttttcagtttttgtactttttctttaatctttgatttttttggtgaaatattggactatttggtggagctgttaacaactcatagacatgtgaaatgtgaccagactacacactgctttttgtaagacatcaaaagccaaaaaggttggaaaccactggtttcatctttaactatgtgttgtactttaaaagcctgttatattatccattgtgtcaaatcttcatcttaaaagtaactaaagctgtcaaatatatgtagtggagtagaaagtataaagtagcattaaatggaaatgttcaagcgaagtacaagtacctcagaatttgagtaaatgttcttAGGTACATTCCACCAGGGCTTATAACCAACATATGCAGGTTAAAGTCTTGGTATGACATGTATTATCACTGACAGAGGAACTGTcatccctttaaaaaaaaacaacaacaacaaacaaacacatgagaTTGTTGGGATGATCAGCAGCCTCACTCTCACATTTTTAACTTCTTGAGTTAAATTTTAGACAAATTAAAACCACAGTTCCCTTAAACCAGTGTAGGGATGCAACTAATGTACGTATTGCATAcattcagagctgcaacaattagtcgataaCTATTaattgataactgattaatcattcaaatcacatttcaagcaaaaacaccaaataccctctggttccagcttctcaaatgtgaagatttactgtttttcctcGTCTTACGTTATAGTGAATtgaatttctttgtgtttggactgttggtcagactaaacaagacatttgatgataaCAAGTTGGGTTgcgatggacatttttcaccgtttCCTGGtattttaaagaccaaatgaTCAATCtacaaaaatatttggcagatgaatcaattatgaaaatcaTCCTTAGTTGGAGCCccacatatatttacatatttgattaatctgtcaaatatttttacatttggttTTTGAAATTCCCATCACAGGTTCCCAGAGCTGAAGGTGATGACTTGCTGGTTTTCCTTCATTAAATTTCTCtgtaattaaatacattttaaaaagctggatTAAccaaataataaagataattattAGTAGCCCTGATCCCAATAAAATGAGAGTGGTAATGGTGATTTAGTGGTGATCTCGATGTTTCTGAATGTACCGTCTCTCTGGTTCAGGCAGGTCCGCAGTGCCGTGTCTCTGTCCCGGGAGGCGTCGGGCCGGCTGCTGGTGGAGACGGTGCCGGGCGAGGAGGCGCTGGCCCTGCAGGAGGCTGACAGCGGTGTGGTGCGGCTGAGGGCTGGAGACCCCTTCTCTGAGGAGATGAGTGTGTTGTGGCTGGGCGTCCAGAGTTTTGGCTTCGCTCTGGTCTGTGAGCCCCACGAGAACCTTCTGCTGGCTGAAGGAACGCTGCGCAACCTGACGCGACACTGCCTGGAGCACCTGCACATGTTGGGGCAGGGGAGCGAGGTGAGGAAAACTCCAAACCCGACAGGTTTTCATCTTCTAGATGTGACTGGGACCCttttagaaattaaaataaacagctggcaaagtattaaaaaaattTGGCACCAAGAGCTGCACTAGGAAACTTAATGAAACAGCAGCTCCAAATAGCAGCAAGGgataaatatttgcatatttttacatagcccaaaattgtttaattaaattatgATGGTTGGGTCGATTATAGTTAAGTGTTGATGAGACTGTACTTGTCAGACCTGGACTAGATTATCAAAGAGACTTGATCTAGACTTGGTCTGATGTGTTCTGGATGGAGAAAAACCAGTGAAATTGcccctttttctatttttacaaaTAGAATAAGGTTCCACAAATCTAACAGGTGATTTTAAACAGTGTTAATGCTGTTACTATGATGTGCATCTCTTTCACAACTTTAAGTGGtgtagcctgtttcagacagaggctgaactgaggggctgcataaagaaccagtataagataaataaggagtttatTGAACTGCATGTTAAGATactccagtagagccccagaatatgaatatagacctggaaatgtgtagTTATGTCAACTTTAGGTTACCTAACTTTCCCACGAACTCTAACTTCAGTCTCATAGATTTTGGATAATAtctgacagatttttaaaacatgtttgctgtttttctacTGGAATTGGGGCGTTGACATCACAGGTGGGAGGTGGGCATTTTTATATAATTCTCATGGAGATCTAGAGAAAAGCTCAATAAAACAATCTGAATAGTGAGATGTTTGGACATCTTCTGGCAGCCCGCTATAAGAAACCTCAACTGTTGTTACTATTTTGGTGGGTAAAAATAAGCCTGTATTGGCTGAAGAATAAGGTTGGTCTGCTGTGTCTCCTCCCTTTACTAACCAGTTTTGTACTTGAATGTAACAAGATGGAGCGTTCGATTTCCTTTAACATGGGAGAGTTCAGCTCTGTCATTGCAGAAATtaaagtatatacagtatttgtggcctgtttttttttaaagattcattcatttcttcaGTTGGAATCAGTGGGTTTGAAGCTGAAAGCCACAGACACGGTAGGGAAATCAGAAGGTATTGAGAGACGGGCTAATGCATTGAtttgtcacttcctgttgaCAGAGTGTGTCCATATTTAACATCCAAATTTCACTTGAGTAATCAGGTGAGCTGGGACTCGTGGAtgtattttcttaaaataatttattgtctGGTACATCTATTCATATTAAACCTTTTGTGGcatccagacatgtttaaagtGCCTCATTAGACTAGAATCAATCCATTGAAACAGAAATGAACACAGACTAAGCATTGCTTGACAAATGCTCAACAGCAGCAACTCATCACATGTtctggaaattaaaaaataaaaacagtaatgaaAGCAGATTGCAGCCGCACAGATTTTATTACCATCTGTAAGTAGCTGCGATCGTTAAAAAGTCATTACTAACAACGTTTTCTCTCCAGGTCCTGCTGAAGAGCAACCGTATCGACGTTCTGCTCAGCCGCCTGCTGCCTCACGGgcagctcctcttcctcaacCACCGCTTCGCCCAGAGTCTGGAGAAGGAAGTGGCGGCCTACATGGCCAAGTGAACCCGAGCAACCCGGCGGACTGAGGTCACCGTATCGGGGTCGCTGCTATCGCTGCACTACGACCTGACTTCCAGTCTGAACGAGATTATTGCTAGTTTCCATGTTTGACAAACAAGCTGTTGTTTACATTTGGTGACATTTCTGCAGCAGTAGAAGAAGAATGGACTACTGGCAGCTGCTGTTTCAGATTGCATGAGGTGTAAACACATACAGTGGTAAATATCTCCCGCAGCTACTTGCAGCTCACTGTTGGCTGTTTACTGTGTGGGAGGCTTCAGTTCAAATCCTGTTTGTCAAATTGAAGAgtggaaagggaaaaaaatgtggCAGATTAAAGAAGCAGTCGAAGAGGCCAGTTACAACCTGCTTATCAACATCAAAGTGGCATTTATCTGATTCACAATACTTGAAATGTCACGATGCAACCTTGAGGAACCAGGCGCAACCTGTTTCTTGTGTTCGCAGTCGATTACGTTCTTATTAACTGCCGCTAAGATGAAAATTCAGGGAGGACAAATGAATTTCACTGGTGCATTGTGTTACTTTTTTGACTTGTAATGGACCTTTTGTTCCTGAAGAGGAGTAGGAAACcagaggagttttttttatgtgtttttgcagtATACAATACTATACATCATCTCAAAGTAACAAACAGCTGAAATGGAGTAAAGAAAGATATAAGTTAGACCTGTTTGATGCCATTTAGAAGCAGAAATGTTATGATTGTGAGactttgacaataaaaaaaggcAAGAAATGACCTGAAATAATCATAAAGCCACAAAAGATGATACATACGGAGATATTGCATGCAGAAAACAGGAACCAATGACGAATACACAATCATTAACGGAAAAACCCAgacaacaaatgacaaatacaTTCCTGTGTCTTGTGAACATCTGTTGTACCTCCGACTGTGGCTCGCTGTGAAGCCAgactctcctgctcctcctcctgtcctcatAAAATCCAGTTTTGTGCTGTCAACCAAATCCAAACCAAACTggtgatttttattttagcaaAGGGAGGggacgggggggggggtctgTCTGGATGCCAGTACCAGTTGCTTtgatcttctcttttttttatatgtattaaaaaaaaaataaaactaaaggcACTGAGGGATAgcacattaaaaatgattaaacacAAAGAGGAGGATTTAGAGTTTGTGTACatctggtggtggtggtggggggggaaCACAAACTCGATGTCAGCAGCTGGATAAAAACACCTGTGAAGTAACACAAGTGAATGAGGTGACTGTTTCCACTGAGACCAGCAGAGGGCGATCTTGTTCCTGTGAGAGTCAGTCTGCAGTGGAGAAGAAACCCAACTCACCAACTTGCATTTTGAGTGTGAGTTTCCcataaaaacaaagtatttgAGATTGTAAAATCTGAATTGTCCTTGCTGTGCAACTTGAGGCTATATTttacactatatggccaaaaatatgtcaacaacCCTGCATATGTTTACGTAATTATGGTCTGTGGCTGTTTTTCGTGGTTTGGTCTTGATCCCTTAGTACCAACGAAGGGAAATCTCAATGTTACAACATGCAGAGATATTTTACACAATTGTATTCTTCCAACTTTGTTGCAACAGTCTGGTGAAGgccccttcctcttcctccctcctctacAGTGTCCTCATGCAAGTGAGGCCAATaaagaaaggttttttttttagagtttggtgtggaagaacttgactggcctgcagaCTCTCTTGTTGATGAATAGCTGCAAATCTCTGCAGCCAGGGTCCAAAATCTTGTGGAGAGGCttcccagaagagtggaggctgttactGCAGCAGATTAATGCCCATAGTTTTGTAATGAGATGTTCATCAGTCACGTTTGGGTGtaatgttcatgagtccacatacttttgaccATGTAGTATATCCAAATTAGCAAAAATACTACACTTTTACcagtatttttaaatgattacaTTTATTTCTAGCTCATTAACTCCAAAgtgaagtcatttttttctgagcagGTGTCACTTTGGTGAATAATAAACTAAAAGATAACATTTGGAGTGTTAATATCACCACtataacatctgacatcagctgtttgagcacacaaaaaaactttgCATAAACACGTCAAATCCAAAtagtttatataaataaaaataatgtgtgtggATTTTGTCATCTTAAATCTGGATATTCAGCAATTTCTTAAATTGGATTTGGCTCCTTTAGCTCACAGCACACACTTATTTGGCTTCAGCTACGTGACTGTATCAAACTTTGCACAACAAAATCTTGTGTGAAGACTGACAGACCTTGAATTTCCCACTAGGGGGCAGTACAGAGCCAGACAGGATGAGAGCTGCAGTCTGTATTGCTGATAAGAGACAAATAGTGACACCAAAGCAAAAAATTCACCAGGCTACAAAATCAtgaatgctgctgctgctgcttgagaCAGTTTAAAATGAGCCGGTAGACATCAAACAAGCAACACACAGATTGTTTTCACGTGTGTGGAAACAGTTTATAATTACATCTAATTAGTGATTCACAGGCATAGGAGGCTG
This window harbors:
- the ap5s1 gene encoding AP-5 complex subunit sigma-1 codes for the protein MVRCFLIHTVCPVSALGPGESRVLYSRVFGPDEGVLSAQQQELSPEERRLLQEEKLAVVARQVRSAVSLSREASGRLLVETVPGEEALALQEADSGVVRLRAGDPFSEEMSVLWLGVQSFGFALVCEPHENLLLAEGTLRNLTRHCLEHLHMLGQGSEVLLKSNRIDVLLSRLLPHGQLLFLNHRFAQSLEKEVAAYMAK